The Saprospiraceae bacterium genomic interval CTGAAGATACCCGGGTGAGCAACAAACTGCTTCATCATTTTAACATCGAGAAATCGCTAAAAAGTTTTCACAGTCAGAACGAACACCGGTCCTATCAATTGATCGTAGAGAAACTCAAGACGGGTCTTAGCATGGCTTTGGTTACAGATGCGGGTACTCCCGGTATTTCGGATCCTGCTTATTTGCTCGTCCGTGCGTGTCGCTATGAGCAAATCCCGGTGATCGCGTTGCCTGGAGCGACTGCTTTTGTTCCAGCTTTGGTGGCTTCCGGACTGCCATGTGATAAGTTTTTTTTTAACGGGTTTCTACCACAGAAAAAGGGGCGCAACACGCAAATCCAATGGTTGGCAGAATTACCCTGTACCGTAGTATTATATGAATCGCCCCATAGAATCCTAAAATGTGTGGATGAATTGATTGCCGGATTCGGCGAAAATCGTC includes:
- the rsmI gene encoding 16S rRNA (cytidine(1402)-2'-O)-methyltransferase, which produces MDKQRDPKPCLYLVPTPIGNLSDMTPRALGILSSVDLILAEDTRVSNKLLHHFNIEKSLKSFHSQNEHRSYQLIVEKLKTGLSMALVTDAGTPGISDPAYLLVRACRYEQIPVIALPGATAFVPALVASGLPCDKFFFNGFLPQKKGRNTQIQWLAELPCTVVLYESPHRILKCVDELIAGFGENRQACFTKEISKIYEEYITGTLAEIKDKLTRVKIVGEWVIVIGGKNSL